Proteins co-encoded in one Leucobacter exalbidus genomic window:
- the ileS gene encoding isoleucine--tRNA ligase, which translates to MPYPQQPTGDAAQPNTGAAFGVTPSPSFPALERGVLDFWAKDDTFAESLRSREGGEEWVFNDGPPFANGLPHYGHLLTGYAKDVFPRFQTMRGRHVDRKFGWDTHGLPAELEAMKQLGITEKSEIEDMGVDAFNAKARESVLQYTREWEEYVTRQARWVDFDGGYKTLDLSYMESVLWAFKRLHDQGLAYEGSRILPYCWRDETPLSNHELRMDDDVYQMRQDPSVTVAFPLVGEQAEALGLAGTRALAWTTTPWTLPTNLALAVGPAITYSVVPAGPAGAADGGEAGVATYLIAEELVANHAKDLGYESGKAASEAVTRTVTGAELGGTRYEPLFDYYTDVEEWGTGTAWQILVDGYVSTSDGTGIVHQAPAYGEDDQRIAQAAGIPTILSLNEGGRFLSSVPDVAGELWMDANRPLIRIVKASGRLLREASYEHSYPHCWRCRNPLIYKAVSSWFVRVTEIKDRLLETNEQINWVPENVKHGQFGKWLEGARDWSISRNRYWGSPIPVWKSDDPEYPRTDVYGSIAELEADFGELPRNAEGEIDLHRPYIDSLTRVNPDDPTGKSTMRRIEDVLDVWFDSASMPFAQAHYPFENQEWFDTHQPADFIVEYIGQTRGWFYVQHVLATALFDRPAFKNVISHGIVLGSDGNKMSKSLRNYPDVNEVFNRDGSDAMRWFLMASPVVRGGNLVVTEEGIREGVRQFILPLWSTWYFFSLYANADGLEAERRTDSSDPLDRYILAKTGQLVREVGDHLEALDTTSAADALRSYAETLTNWYVRRSRDRFWEGVNGENGKPENKQAFDTLYTVLETVARVAAPMAPLVTEELWRGLTAGRSVHLTDWPDAAEFPVDDELVAAMDEVRQITSQSLALRKSRKLRVRLPLAELTVVTQRPASLAPFADILREELNVKQVTLTEQTEQSASEYGIVQQLAVNARAAGPRLGKQVQQAIKAAKSGDWAEENGVVIAGGIALEPHEYELTLRAGGDGEDTALTLIAGGGFVLLDTETTPELEAEGIARDAIRAVQEARKNAGLEVSDRIVLALNAEPAHAEALQVHSALIAAETLAEGIAVQEAIGIDVIVDDIKSPGRGVFISGARALGVDKAPFIITIDATEAASLAGGTR; encoded by the coding sequence ATGCCCTACCCCCAGCAGCCCACGGGCGACGCCGCGCAGCCGAACACCGGCGCAGCATTTGGCGTGACCCCTTCGCCGTCGTTCCCCGCGCTTGAGCGTGGCGTGCTCGACTTCTGGGCAAAGGACGACACCTTCGCCGAGTCGCTGCGCAGCCGCGAGGGCGGCGAAGAATGGGTCTTCAACGACGGCCCTCCCTTCGCGAATGGCCTGCCCCACTACGGCCACCTGCTCACCGGGTATGCCAAAGACGTGTTCCCCCGTTTTCAGACCATGCGCGGCCGCCACGTCGACCGCAAGTTTGGCTGGGACACCCACGGCCTGCCCGCAGAGCTCGAGGCGATGAAGCAGCTCGGCATCACCGAGAAGTCTGAAATCGAAGACATGGGCGTTGACGCGTTCAACGCGAAGGCCCGCGAATCGGTGCTGCAGTACACCCGCGAGTGGGAAGAATACGTCACCCGCCAGGCTCGCTGGGTCGATTTCGACGGCGGCTACAAGACCCTCGACCTCTCTTATATGGAGAGCGTGCTGTGGGCGTTCAAGCGCCTGCACGATCAGGGCCTCGCCTACGAGGGCTCGCGCATTCTGCCGTACTGCTGGCGCGACGAGACCCCGTTGTCGAACCACGAGCTGCGCATGGATGACGATGTCTACCAGATGCGCCAGGATCCGTCGGTGACGGTGGCGTTCCCGCTCGTGGGCGAGCAGGCTGAAGCCCTCGGCCTCGCCGGCACCCGCGCGCTGGCGTGGACGACGACCCCGTGGACCCTGCCGACGAACCTCGCGCTCGCGGTGGGCCCGGCCATCACCTATTCAGTTGTGCCCGCGGGCCCGGCTGGTGCAGCTGACGGCGGCGAAGCTGGCGTTGCCACCTACCTGATCGCCGAAGAGCTCGTCGCGAACCACGCCAAGGATCTCGGCTACGAATCGGGCAAGGCCGCCAGCGAAGCGGTCACCCGCACCGTCACCGGCGCTGAGCTGGGCGGCACGCGCTACGAGCCCCTGTTCGATTACTACACCGACGTCGAAGAGTGGGGCACCGGCACCGCCTGGCAGATTCTCGTCGACGGCTACGTCTCAACGAGCGACGGCACCGGCATCGTGCACCAGGCCCCCGCCTACGGCGAGGACGATCAGCGCATCGCCCAGGCCGCCGGCATCCCCACCATCCTGAGCCTCAACGAGGGCGGCCGCTTCTTGAGCAGCGTCCCCGATGTTGCTGGCGAGCTGTGGATGGACGCGAACCGGCCTTTGATCCGGATCGTGAAGGCCTCAGGCCGCCTGCTGCGCGAGGCAAGCTACGAGCACTCGTACCCGCACTGCTGGCGCTGCCGCAACCCGCTGATCTACAAGGCGGTATCAAGTTGGTTCGTGCGCGTCACCGAGATCAAGGATCGCCTGCTCGAGACGAACGAGCAGATCAACTGGGTGCCCGAGAACGTGAAGCACGGCCAGTTCGGCAAGTGGCTCGAGGGCGCACGCGACTGGTCGATCAGCCGCAACCGCTACTGGGGCAGCCCGATTCCCGTGTGGAAGAGCGACGACCCCGAGTACCCGCGCACCGATGTCTACGGCTCGATCGCCGAGCTCGAGGCCGACTTTGGCGAGCTGCCGCGCAACGCCGAGGGCGAGATCGACCTGCACCGCCCCTACATCGACTCGCTGACGCGCGTGAACCCCGATGACCCCACCGGCAAGTCGACGATGCGCCGCATCGAAGACGTGCTCGACGTGTGGTTCGACTCGGCCTCGATGCCGTTCGCGCAGGCGCACTACCCGTTCGAGAACCAGGAATGGTTCGACACACACCAGCCTGCCGACTTCATCGTCGAGTACATCGGTCAGACCCGCGGCTGGTTCTACGTGCAGCACGTGCTCGCGACTGCCCTGTTTGATCGCCCCGCGTTCAAGAACGTCATCAGCCACGGCATCGTGCTCGGCTCAGACGGCAACAAGATGTCGAAGAGCCTGCGCAACTACCCCGACGTCAACGAGGTGTTCAACCGCGACGGCTCAGACGCCATGCGCTGGTTCTTGATGGCCTCACCCGTGGTGCGCGGCGGCAACCTCGTCGTCACCGAAGAAGGCATTCGTGAGGGCGTGCGCCAGTTCATTCTGCCGCTGTGGAGCACCTGGTACTTCTTTAGCCTCTACGCGAACGCCGATGGCCTTGAGGCCGAGCGCCGCACCGATTCGAGCGATCCGCTCGACCGCTACATTCTCGCGAAGACGGGGCAGCTCGTGCGCGAGGTGGGTGACCACCTCGAAGCGCTCGACACCACGAGCGCGGCCGACGCGCTGCGCAGCTACGCCGAGACCCTCACCAACTGGTACGTGCGTCGCTCACGCGACCGCTTCTGGGAGGGTGTGAATGGCGAGAACGGTAAGCCCGAAAACAAGCAGGCCTTCGACACGCTGTACACCGTGCTCGAAACCGTCGCACGCGTTGCCGCGCCCATGGCGCCGCTCGTCACCGAAGAACTGTGGCGCGGGCTCACCGCCGGCCGTTCAGTGCACCTGACCGACTGGCCCGATGCCGCCGAGTTCCCCGTCGATGACGAGCTCGTCGCCGCGATGGACGAGGTGCGACAGATCACGTCGCAGTCGCTCGCCCTGCGCAAGTCGCGCAAGCTGCGCGTGCGCCTGCCGCTCGCCGAGCTCACGGTGGTCACCCAGCGCCCCGCTTCCCTTGCACCCTTCGCAGACATTCTGCGCGAGGAGCTCAACGTGAAGCAGGTCACGCTCACCGAACAAACCGAGCAGAGCGCAAGCGAATACGGCATCGTGCAGCAGCTCGCCGTCAACGCGCGCGCTGCAGGCCCGCGCCTCGGCAAGCAGGTGCAGCAGGCGATCAAGGCCGCGAAGTCGGGCGACTGGGCCGAAGAAAACGGCGTCGTGATCGCCGGCGGTATCGCGCTCGAGCCCCACGAGTACGAGCTCACGCTGCGTGCCGGCGGCGACGGCGAAGACACCGCCCTCACGCTCATCGCGGGCGGCGGGTTCGTACTGCTCGACACCGAGACCACCCCCGAGCTTGAGGCTGAGGGCATCGCCCGCGACGCGATCCGTGCCGTGCAAGAAGCACGCAAGAACGCGGGCCTCGAGGTCAGCGACCGCATCGTGCTCGCACTGAACGCCGAGCCCGCGCACGCCGAGGCCCTGCAGGTACACAGCGCCCTGATCGCCGCCGAGACCCTCGCCGAGGGCATCGCGGTGCAAGAGGCCATCGGCATCGACGTGATCGTCGACGATATCAAGTCGCCGGGCCGGGGCGTCTTCATCTCGGGCGCCCGCGCGCTCGGCGTCGACAAGGCACCATTCATCATCACCATTGACGCAACCGAGGCAGCAAGCCTCGCAGGAGGCACACGTTGA